In the genome of Acidimicrobiales bacterium, one region contains:
- a CDS encoding NAD(P)/FAD-dependent oxidoreductase, translating into MESEQVDVVVIGMGPGGEEVAGKLTEAGLAVVGVEAELVGGECPYWGCIPSKMMIRAAHLLAEAGRIPGMAGTATVEPDWGPVAARIRQEATDTWDDTVAVDRFVGKGGRFVRGRGRLAGPGRVEVEGADGQRLAFQAARAVVLASGTTASIPPIDGLADVPYWTNREAIAAPEAPASLVVLGGGAVGAELAQAFARFGTEVTVVEAADRLLPLEEPEAGAVVAEAFAADGITVIAGVGAARVAHSDDGVTVTLADGRTLTAERLLVATGRRADPAAVGADTVGVDPGARRVPTDERQRVADGVWAVGDVTGEGAFTHVAMYQAHVAVADILGRDHHPAEYRALPRVTFTDPEVGSVGLSEAAAREQGIPVAVGSTPVPSTARGWIHKAGNEGLIKLVADTDRGVLVGATSAGPAGGEVLGLLVLAVHAQVPLATLRSMIYAYPTFHRGIEDALRDLDA; encoded by the coding sequence ATGGAGAGCGAGCAGGTCGACGTGGTGGTCATCGGCATGGGCCCGGGTGGCGAGGAGGTGGCCGGGAAGCTGACCGAGGCCGGCCTGGCCGTGGTCGGTGTGGAGGCCGAGCTGGTGGGGGGCGAGTGTCCGTACTGGGGCTGCATCCCGTCCAAGATGATGATCCGGGCCGCCCACCTGCTGGCCGAGGCCGGCCGCATCCCGGGCATGGCCGGCACCGCCACCGTGGAGCCCGACTGGGGCCCGGTGGCGGCCCGCATCCGCCAGGAGGCCACCGACACCTGGGACGACACCGTGGCCGTCGACCGCTTCGTGGGCAAGGGTGGGCGCTTCGTCCGGGGTCGGGGCCGCCTGGCCGGGCCCGGGCGGGTCGAGGTGGAGGGGGCCGACGGCCAGCGCCTGGCCTTCCAGGCCGCTCGGGCCGTGGTCCTGGCCAGCGGCACCACCGCCTCCATCCCCCCCATCGACGGCCTGGCCGACGTGCCCTACTGGACCAACCGGGAGGCCATCGCTGCCCCCGAGGCGCCGGCCAGCCTGGTCGTCCTCGGCGGCGGGGCCGTCGGCGCCGAGCTGGCCCAGGCCTTCGCCCGCTTCGGCACCGAGGTCACGGTGGTGGAGGCGGCCGACCGCCTGCTCCCGCTGGAGGAGCCCGAGGCCGGCGCCGTGGTGGCCGAGGCCTTCGCCGCCGACGGCATCACCGTGATCGCCGGGGTGGGGGCGGCCCGGGTGGCCCACAGCGACGACGGCGTCACCGTCACCCTGGCCGACGGGCGCACCCTCACCGCCGAGCGCCTCCTGGTGGCCACCGGGCGCCGGGCCGACCCGGCCGCGGTGGGGGCCGACACCGTCGGCGTCGACCCCGGCGCCCGCCGGGTGCCGACCGACGAGCGCCAGCGGGTGGCCGACGGGGTGTGGGCCGTGGGCGACGTCACCGGTGAGGGGGCCTTCACCCACGTGGCCATGTACCAGGCCCACGTCGCGGTGGCCGACATCCTGGGCCGCGACCACCACCCCGCCGAGTACCGGGCCCTGCCCCGGGTGACCTTCACCGACCCCGAGGTGGGCTCGGTCGGCCTGTCCGAGGCCGCGGCCCGGGAGCAGGGGATCCCGGTGGCGGTGGGGTCCACCCCGGTCCCGTCCACGGCCCGGGGGTGGATCCACAAGGCCGGCAACGAGGGCCTCATCAAGCTGGTGGCCGACACCGACCGGGGCGTCCTGGTCGGGGCCACCAGCGCCGGCCCGGCCGGGGGCGAGGTGCTGGGCCTGCTGGTGCTGGCCGTCCACGCCCAGGTCCCCCTGGCCACCCTGCGCTCGATGATCTACGCCTACCCCACGTTCCACCGGGGGATCGAGGACGCCCTCCGCGACCTCGACGCGTGA
- a CDS encoding DUF4214 domain-containing protein has product MLLAVVLVAGALLPGVGSGPAGAAPDEEGCFVQRGHQVFLDRDATASEIAGWTALFDAAVPRSRLPEALATSDEWLSVEVTALYQQALDRNPDEAGRIYWIDRLRRGAMVTRIGSQIYGSDEFYARAGGTDDGFVTDLYARILHRAPDAAGLEFWRPQVLTRGRPRVAADFLASSESRRDRVTRLYNEVLGRAPDAEGLAFWAEQLRTVNDVRLAVQLASSGEFFTRAQVGCELPPPGVVTFTGHGWGHGRGMGQYGALGYAIDHGWSGTQILNHFYGGTSTATRPTNVNQRVYLVASRGQELVVQQGAGVLRVDGYGADVAAVRIARLGADRFQVWTGPGCSGPWASRGERLASEVAVHSRLAQGDDASLMLQRCTGASARYYRGNLRAVDTTVGGGRTIVTVNEVDTESMLRSVVPAEMPASWADLAGGAGAAALRVQAVAARSYLLAGDTRWTDGGVAWATSCDTTQCQAYAGYGSRSSIGGAVTRSEDSRSDAAVAATARQVRQRSGGAVARTEFSSSTGGWTAGGDFPAVIDEGDDTSRNSRHTWTVDLEASAVESAFDGRQGHDVGAFLGFDSYVRNGLGDQGGRVLSVRARFTGENVTLTGDQVRSLLGLNSNWFATP; this is encoded by the coding sequence GTGCTGCTGGCCGTCGTGCTGGTGGCCGGCGCGCTGCTCCCCGGGGTGGGCTCGGGCCCCGCCGGGGCGGCGCCCGACGAGGAGGGCTGCTTCGTCCAGCGCGGCCACCAGGTCTTCCTGGACCGCGATGCCACCGCGTCGGAGATCGCCGGCTGGACCGCGCTGTTCGATGCCGCCGTGCCCCGGAGCCGCCTGCCCGAGGCGCTGGCCACCAGCGACGAGTGGCTCTCGGTGGAGGTCACCGCCCTGTACCAGCAGGCCCTCGACCGGAACCCCGACGAGGCCGGGCGGATCTACTGGATCGACCGGCTGCGCCGGGGGGCGATGGTCACTCGCATCGGGAGCCAGATCTACGGCTCCGACGAGTTCTACGCCCGAGCCGGTGGCACCGACGACGGTTTCGTCACCGACCTGTACGCCCGGATCCTGCACCGGGCCCCGGACGCCGCCGGCCTCGAGTTCTGGCGGCCGCAGGTGCTCACCCGGGGGCGCCCGCGGGTGGCGGCCGACTTCCTGGCCTCGTCGGAGTCGCGCCGGGATCGGGTCACCCGGCTCTACAACGAGGTGCTGGGCCGCGCCCCCGACGCCGAGGGCCTGGCCTTCTGGGCCGAGCAGCTCCGCACCGTCAACGACGTGCGCCTGGCCGTGCAGCTGGCCTCCAGCGGCGAGTTCTTCACCCGGGCCCAGGTCGGGTGCGAGCTGCCGCCGCCCGGCGTGGTCACCTTCACCGGCCACGGTTGGGGCCACGGTCGGGGCATGGGCCAGTACGGCGCCCTGGGCTACGCCATCGACCACGGGTGGAGCGGCACCCAGATCCTGAACCACTTCTACGGCGGCACCAGCACCGCTACCCGTCCTACCAACGTCAACCAGCGGGTCTACCTGGTGGCCAGCAGGGGCCAGGAGCTGGTGGTGCAGCAGGGGGCCGGGGTGCTGCGGGTGGACGGGTACGGCGCCGACGTGGCCGCGGTGCGCATCGCCCGGCTGGGCGCCGACCGGTTCCAGGTGTGGACCGGGCCGGGGTGCAGCGGGCCGTGGGCCAGCCGGGGCGAGCGCCTGGCCTCCGAGGTGGCCGTGCACTCCCGCCTGGCCCAGGGTGACGACGCCAGCCTGATGCTGCAGCGCTGCACCGGGGCCAGCGCCCGCTACTACCGGGGCAACCTGCGGGCGGTGGACACCACGGTGGGCGGAGGGCGGACCATCGTGACGGTCAACGAGGTCGACACCGAGTCGATGCTGCGCTCGGTGGTGCCGGCCGAGATGCCGGCCTCGTGGGCCGACCTGGCCGGTGGGGCCGGGGCCGCGGCCCTGCGGGTCCAGGCGGTGGCGGCCCGGTCCTACCTCCTGGCCGGCGACACCCGCTGGACCGACGGGGGCGTGGCCTGGGCCACCAGCTGCGACACCACCCAGTGCCAGGCCTATGCCGGCTACGGGTCCCGCTCGTCGATCGGCGGGGCGGTGACCCGGTCCGAGGACAGCCGCAGCGACGCCGCGGTGGCGGCCACCGCCCGGCAGGTGCGCCAGCGGTCCGGGGGCGCCGTGGCCCGCACCGAGTTCTCCTCCTCCACCGGGGGCTGGACCGCGGGCGGGGACTTCCCGGCGGTGATCGACGAGGGCGACGACACCAGCCGCAACAGCCGGCACACGTGGACGGTGGACCTGGAGGCGTCGGCGGTCGAGTCCGCCTTCGACGGGCGCCAGGGTCACGACGTGGGCGCCTTCCTGGGCTTCGACTCCTACGTCCGCAACGGCCTGGGCGACCAGGGCGGCCGGGTGCTGTCGGTGCGGGCCCGCTTCACCGGCGAGAACGTGACCCTGACCGGCGACCAGGTCCGGTCCCTGTTGGGCCTGAACTCCAACTGGTTCGCCACCCCGTAG
- a CDS encoding SigE family RNA polymerase sigma factor, with the protein MNGPPGDYETFFRAEYPRLVTLASAMTGDRRMAEELAQEALLRAHKRWARIASYDMPGAWVRRVTINLATSARARRGREQRTLDRLGAERPPLAPYDYSDDDFWSLVRQLPRRQAAAVALHYLEDRPVAEVAAVLGCAEGTAKAHLHKGRAALARRLDLPEAPDGP; encoded by the coding sequence GTGAACGGCCCCCCGGGCGACTACGAGACCTTCTTCCGGGCCGAGTACCCCCGCCTGGTCACCCTGGCCTCGGCCATGACCGGCGACCGGCGGATGGCCGAGGAACTGGCCCAGGAGGCGCTGTTGCGGGCCCACAAGCGGTGGGCCCGCATCGCTTCCTACGACATGCCCGGGGCCTGGGTCCGCCGGGTGACCATCAACCTGGCCACCAGCGCCCGGGCCCGTCGGGGCCGCGAGCAGCGGACCCTCGACCGGCTGGGGGCCGAGCGGCCCCCTCTGGCCCCCTACGACTACTCCGACGACGACTTCTGGTCGCTCGTCCGCCAGCTCCCCCGGCGCCAGGCCGCGGCGGTCGCCCTCCACTACCTGGAGGACCGGCCCGTGGCCGAGGTGGCCGCCGTCCTGGGCTGCGCCGAGGGCACGGCCAAAGCCCACTTGCACAAGGGGCGGGCCGCCTTGGCCCGCCGACTCGACCTCCCGGAGGCCCCCGATGGACCTTGA
- the ligD gene encoding non-homologous end-joining DNA ligase — translation MEESATTYRAGRREVEITHPDRVLFPDDGLTKADLAAYHHAVADVLVPHLAGRPLMLQRFPEGIGADGFYQKDVGRGTPGWIRTVEARKAGGTVCHPVVDDEAALLALTNLGTVSFHRWPSRAPDLEHPDLILVDLDPSDDDFDGVRRAAHWTRDLLDELGLASYLQVTGSRGIHVVSPVDRSAPTEAVGAFAQALARVLALRHPDELTDAGRKAKRKGRLYVDVARNGWAQTAVAPYSVRPRPGAPVATPITWDELDDPDLRPDGWTVATVPDRLAAHGDPWAGMARHARSLRSRWQQLDTLAHSEDGRA, via the coding sequence GTGGAGGAGTCGGCGACGACGTACCGGGCCGGGCGCCGAGAGGTGGAGATCACCCACCCGGACCGGGTGCTGTTCCCCGACGACGGGCTGACCAAGGCCGACCTGGCCGCGTACCACCACGCCGTGGCCGACGTGCTGGTGCCCCACCTGGCCGGCCGGCCCCTGATGCTCCAGCGCTTCCCCGAGGGCATCGGGGCCGACGGCTTCTACCAGAAGGACGTGGGCCGGGGGACGCCGGGGTGGATCCGCACCGTCGAGGCCCGCAAGGCCGGCGGGACGGTCTGCCACCCCGTGGTCGACGACGAGGCCGCTCTGCTGGCCCTCACCAACCTGGGGACCGTGTCGTTCCACCGGTGGCCCAGCCGGGCCCCGGACCTGGAGCACCCCGACCTGATCCTGGTCGACCTCGACCCCTCCGACGACGACTTCGACGGCGTGCGCCGGGCCGCCCACTGGACCCGGGACCTGCTGGACGAGCTCGGCCTGGCCTCCTACCTGCAGGTCACCGGGTCGCGGGGCATCCATGTGGTGTCGCCCGTCGACCGGTCCGCCCCCACCGAGGCGGTGGGCGCCTTCGCCCAGGCCCTGGCCCGGGTGCTGGCCCTCCGCCACCCCGACGAGCTCACCGACGCCGGGCGCAAGGCCAAGCGGAAGGGCCGCCTCTACGTGGACGTGGCCCGCAACGGCTGGGCCCAGACGGCGGTGGCGCCGTACTCCGTACGCCCCCGGCCCGGCGCCCCGGTGGCCACCCCCATCACCTGGGACGAGCTGGACGACCCGGACCTGCGGCCCGACGGGTGGACGGTGGCCACCGTGCCCGACCGGCTGGCCGCCCACGGCGACCCGTGGGCCGGGATGGCCCGCCACGCCCGGTCGTTGCGGTCGCGGTGGCAGCAGCTCGACACCCTGGCCCACTCCGAGGACGGCCGCGCCTGA
- a CDS encoding ABC transporter ATP-binding protein yields the protein MQMDFTHWMALESAVHGDRSGRRISRETLRRVARFARPHRRAIVAYLVLSAIGAVLTVATPVLAGRVVDEIVGRGSEGTVIRLGLLIAAIAVAEAITGVAERWQSSRIGEGLILDLRRAVFGHVQRMPVAFFTRTRTGALVSRLDNDVIGAQRAFTWTLSDVVSNLIILLLTLGVMLTLSWPITLLSLVLLPVFLIPARRMGARLAHLEREAADHNSAMTSQMTERFSAPGATLVKLFGRPEQEEAEFGARAQRVAEIGVRTAMGQSIFLTALASVSAVALALVYGLGGWLALRGSLDAGTIVTLALLLTRLYAPLTALASARVDASTALVSFERIFEVLDLEPLIAERPDARAVPEGPVSITYDDVRFAYPAADKVSLASLEEVATLDTRGGVEVLHGISFRVEPGQMVALVGTSGSGKSTTASLAARLYDVDGGAVRIAGVDVRDLTFASLRETVGFVTQDGHLFHESVRDNLRLARPEATDEELWDALRRARLDGLVAGLPDGLGTVVGERGYRFSGGERQRLTIARVLLARPRVVILDEATASLDSTSEAAVQAALADALEGRTAIVIAHRLSTIRRADTILVVEGGRIVERGSHADLLAAEGRYAELHRTQLAGSDPTAAADDEAGGDDATPVESLA from the coding sequence ATGCAGATGGACTTCACCCACTGGATGGCTCTGGAGAGCGCGGTGCACGGCGACCGCAGCGGCCGCCGCATCAGCCGAGAGACGTTGCGCCGCGTGGCCCGCTTCGCCCGCCCCCATCGGCGGGCCATCGTGGCCTACCTGGTCCTCAGTGCCATCGGGGCCGTCCTCACGGTGGCCACCCCGGTCCTGGCCGGCCGGGTGGTGGACGAGATCGTGGGCCGGGGCTCGGAGGGCACCGTCATCCGCCTCGGCCTGCTCATCGCCGCCATCGCCGTGGCCGAGGCCATCACCGGCGTGGCCGAGCGCTGGCAGTCGTCCCGCATCGGCGAGGGCCTGATCCTCGACCTGCGGCGGGCGGTGTTCGGCCACGTGCAGCGCATGCCGGTGGCCTTCTTCACCCGCACCCGCACCGGTGCCTTGGTCAGCCGGCTGGACAACGACGTCATCGGGGCCCAGCGGGCCTTCACCTGGACCCTCTCCGACGTGGTCAGCAACCTCATCATCCTGCTCCTGACCCTGGGGGTGATGCTGACCCTGTCGTGGCCCATCACCCTGCTGTCGCTGGTGCTGCTGCCGGTGTTCCTGATCCCGGCCCGGCGCATGGGGGCCCGCCTGGCCCACCTGGAGCGGGAGGCGGCCGACCACAACTCGGCCATGACCAGCCAGATGACCGAACGGTTCTCGGCCCCCGGCGCCACCCTGGTGAAGCTGTTCGGCCGGCCCGAGCAGGAGGAGGCCGAGTTCGGGGCCCGGGCCCAGCGGGTGGCCGAGATCGGGGTGCGCACGGCCATGGGCCAGTCCATCTTCCTCACCGCCCTGGCCTCGGTGTCGGCTGTGGCCCTGGCCCTGGTCTACGGCCTGGGGGGCTGGCTGGCCCTGCGGGGCTCCCTGGACGCCGGCACCATCGTCACCCTGGCCCTGCTGCTCACCCGGCTCTACGCCCCCCTCACCGCCCTGGCCAGCGCCCGGGTCGACGCCTCCACCGCCCTGGTCAGCTTCGAGCGCATCTTCGAGGTGCTGGACCTGGAGCCCCTCATCGCCGAGCGGCCCGACGCCCGGGCCGTGCCCGAGGGCCCGGTGTCGATCACCTACGACGACGTCCGCTTCGCCTACCCGGCGGCGGACAAGGTGTCGCTGGCCTCCCTGGAGGAGGTGGCCACCCTGGACACCCGGGGTGGCGTGGAGGTGCTGCACGGCATCTCGTTCCGGGTCGAGCCGGGCCAGATGGTGGCCCTGGTCGGCACCTCCGGCAGCGGCAAGTCGACCACCGCGTCGCTGGCCGCCCGGCTCTACGACGTGGACGGCGGGGCGGTGCGCATCGCCGGGGTCGACGTGCGGGACCTCACGTTCGCGTCCCTGCGGGAGACGGTGGGCTTCGTCACCCAGGACGGCCACCTGTTCCACGAGTCGGTGCGCGACAACCTGCGCCTGGCCCGGCCCGAGGCCACCGACGAGGAGCTGTGGGACGCCCTGCGCCGGGCCCGCCTCGACGGCCTGGTGGCCGGGCTGCCCGACGGCCTGGGCACGGTGGTGGGCGAGCGCGGGTACCGGTTCTCCGGCGGCGAGCGCCAGCGCCTCACCATCGCCCGGGTGCTGCTGGCCCGGCCCCGGGTGGTGATCCTGGACGAGGCCACCGCCTCGCTCGACTCGACCTCGGAGGCCGCGGTCCAGGCCGCTCTGGCCGATGCCCTGGAGGGCCGGACGGCCATCGTCATCGCCCACCGGCTCTCGACCATCCGCCGGGCCGACACCATCCTGGTGGTGGAGGGCGGCCGCATCGTGGAGCGGGGCAGCCACGCCGACCTCCTGGCCGCCGAAGGGCGCTACGCCGAGCTCCACCGCACCCAGCTGGCCGGCTCCGACCCGACCGCCGCCGCCGACGACGAGGCCGGTGGCGACGACGCCACCCCGGTCGAGTCGCTGGCCTGA
- a CDS encoding alpha/beta hydrolase, with product MSTQGRDADDAFKGGERIRAAQFPTAERDYQLGDGLWKMTEEWSRLDGPEQPPSRLIPPSLSGRQALREWLLGFPSAPIYRTNRLVDHQLQVAKPQPKFHSYRILARSDFKPPASDVYLLLHGLNEVDEMRFFYDFASNLMASDQAKNTICIVRPFPGHLTRHPFSGPFSQTPLDRYLTDAGDLFRQFLRYMVESRWMLSAIAPVTNYQTPIGLDLLCAPANGERSRRSPTDIAVEMREEWTNLQRANPPARHASNRVARPPRDPPDLKDFRRSVDRLRDFTGEPITCEEETPDGVHRVLDEATPRIHVVGYSLGGFVAQSIFFAWPYLIGGCTTLLSGGALRTLTPTAFANPEEWQTVLHALRYELDGSLLEKRIQRSSPTAGFTLGLPDQHFEAMLRVFYDVFQQEYRNAYQSRVEEFSRRLLFVVGGSDEIVSTQNVIDAAPEKAGVNLLQIANLSHFLGHKAKGVEQQQREYWLPEIGRLTRRFSNQSDEARREDLTCGWLRDLVTPWENVSDRLKDADLPAVGADLPSPQFEKFLDETISRLDRPRGPQRRDVTEWRRGALFIAQSTLPAFLLGPEGMRERAIALHHSDNAVVAYLAGLRDRRVALRDNEGDDDRNVCVLLPGKGPKWHRDRGPGHPSRSETLPGLLGSQINRTEEWKNIVREWGPQLRYFVPPQWEDPIDDLDVRGFDSKLVRTAAAFWSGEAARTAPTLPHAVTDLPNLWVWIDGSKLADAGRTQPGDQADTILVRRLIKTLDNFRSAAIDDVEGSKKGAGQTWEKALRRRLATEVQEDRLVCLRVSPAHFNPRHRGKVIQKGKQLHEALAFLGLCLALSVDNEPEVPATP from the coding sequence ATGAGCACCCAGGGTCGCGACGCGGACGACGCGTTCAAAGGGGGCGAGCGAATCCGAGCCGCCCAATTCCCCACCGCCGAACGCGACTACCAGCTGGGGGACGGACTCTGGAAGATGACCGAGGAGTGGTCGCGCCTTGACGGACCCGAGCAACCTCCGTCGCGCCTGATCCCCCCGTCGCTCTCGGGCCGACAAGCGCTGCGGGAGTGGCTGCTGGGCTTTCCGTCGGCCCCGATCTACCGCACCAACCGGCTGGTGGATCACCAACTGCAGGTCGCCAAGCCACAGCCGAAGTTCCACAGCTACCGAATCCTGGCCCGCAGCGACTTCAAGCCCCCCGCCTCCGATGTCTACCTCCTGCTCCATGGGCTCAACGAGGTGGACGAGATGCGTTTCTTCTACGACTTCGCGTCCAATCTGATGGCCAGCGACCAGGCGAAGAACACGATCTGCATCGTGAGGCCGTTCCCAGGGCACCTGACCCGACACCCCTTCAGCGGGCCATTTTCCCAGACGCCTCTGGACCGCTACCTCACCGATGCGGGAGATCTCTTCCGCCAGTTCCTCCGGTACATGGTCGAAAGTCGCTGGATGCTCTCAGCGATCGCCCCAGTGACCAACTACCAGACGCCGATCGGCCTCGACCTCCTCTGCGCGCCAGCCAACGGTGAGCGGTCTCGCCGCTCACCGACGGACATCGCTGTGGAGATGCGTGAGGAGTGGACCAACCTCCAAAGGGCCAACCCGCCAGCGCGACACGCCAGCAACAGAGTCGCCAGGCCCCCGCGGGACCCTCCTGATCTTAAGGACTTCCGCCGCTCGGTCGACCGCCTGCGGGACTTCACTGGCGAGCCCATCACCTGCGAGGAGGAGACGCCCGACGGGGTACACCGCGTCTTGGACGAGGCCACCCCTCGCATTCACGTGGTTGGTTACAGCCTGGGGGGGTTCGTGGCTCAGTCCATCTTCTTCGCCTGGCCCTACCTCATAGGAGGGTGCACGACCCTCCTGTCTGGCGGCGCCCTCCGCACCCTGACGCCTACCGCCTTCGCCAACCCGGAGGAGTGGCAGACCGTCCTCCACGCTCTCCGCTACGAGCTGGACGGCAGCTTGCTTGAAAAGCGCATCCAGAGGTCCAGCCCCACGGCCGGCTTCACCCTCGGACTGCCGGATCAGCACTTCGAGGCGATGCTGCGTGTGTTCTACGACGTCTTCCAGCAGGAGTATCGGAACGCCTACCAGTCACGCGTCGAGGAGTTCAGCCGTCGTCTGCTCTTCGTCGTCGGGGGGAGCGACGAGATCGTCAGCACCCAGAACGTCATCGACGCAGCCCCCGAGAAGGCTGGGGTGAACCTCCTGCAGATCGCCAACCTCTCTCACTTCCTTGGCCACAAGGCAAAAGGGGTGGAGCAACAGCAACGCGAGTACTGGCTGCCGGAGATCGGCCGCCTCACGCGTCGCTTCAGCAACCAATCCGACGAGGCGCGCCGAGAGGACCTGACGTGCGGGTGGCTTCGAGACCTGGTGACCCCCTGGGAGAACGTCTCGGATCGTCTGAAGGACGCGGATCTGCCGGCAGTGGGCGCCGATCTCCCAAGCCCCCAGTTCGAGAAGTTCCTGGACGAGACGATCTCCCGTCTCGACCGGCCTCGGGGCCCCCAACGACGTGATGTCACGGAGTGGCGCCGCGGGGCTCTGTTCATTGCCCAGAGCACGCTGCCCGCCTTCCTCCTCGGACCCGAAGGCATGCGTGAACGAGCGATCGCACTCCACCACTCGGACAACGCCGTCGTGGCCTACCTCGCCGGGCTCCGCGACCGCCGTGTCGCGCTGCGAGACAACGAGGGAGACGACGACAGGAACGTCTGCGTGCTCCTCCCTGGCAAGGGACCGAAGTGGCACAGGGACCGAGGACCTGGTCACCCGTCGAGGAGCGAGACCCTTCCCGGTCTCCTGGGCTCCCAGATCAATCGCACGGAGGAGTGGAAGAACATCGTCCGGGAGTGGGGACCCCAACTCCGCTACTTCGTCCCTCCACAGTGGGAGGACCCTATCGACGATCTAGACGTACGGGGGTTCGACTCTAAGCTGGTGAGGACGGCCGCGGCCTTCTGGTCGGGCGAGGCAGCGAGGACGGCGCCCACCCTGCCCCATGCTGTCACGGACCTGCCGAACCTATGGGTCTGGATCGACGGCTCCAAGCTCGCCGATGCCGGCCGCACGCAGCCGGGTGACCAGGCTGACACCATCCTGGTGCGCAGGCTGATCAAGACCCTGGACAACTTCCGCAGCGCAGCTATCGACGACGTGGAAGGGAGCAAGAAAGGAGCCGGTCAGACGTGGGAGAAAGCCCTCCGACGACGCCTGGCAACCGAGGTGCAAGAGGATCGACTGGTCTGCCTCAGGGTATCGCCAGCCCACTTCAACCCGCGTCATCGCGGCAAGGTGATCCAGAAGGGCAAGCAGCTCCACGAAGCTCTGGCCTTCCTCGGCCTCTGCCTCGCGCTTTCGGTCGACAACGAACCTGAGGTCCCGGCAACGCCTTAA
- a CDS encoding VOC family protein has translation MAVNPIPEGYPRLSPYLAVDGATDAIAFYCDVLGFESRGGVMTGPDGRVGHAELALGSSVLMLSDEAPEAGALSPRSLGGSPVLLHLYVEDVDALFAKAVEAGATVEREPSDQFYGDRMAVIADPWGHRWSMSSHIEDVSMEEMERRATEAMSEG, from the coding sequence GTGGCCGTGAACCCCATCCCCGAGGGCTATCCCCGCCTGTCCCCCTACCTGGCCGTGGACGGGGCCACCGACGCCATCGCCTTCTACTGCGACGTGCTCGGCTTCGAGTCCCGGGGCGGGGTGATGACCGGTCCCGACGGCCGCGTCGGCCATGCCGAGCTGGCCCTCGGCAGCTCGGTGCTGATGCTCAGCGACGAGGCGCCCGAGGCCGGCGCCCTGAGCCCCCGGTCACTCGGCGGTTCGCCGGTGCTGCTCCACCTGTACGTGGAGGACGTGGACGCCCTCTTCGCCAAGGCCGTCGAGGCCGGCGCCACCGTGGAGCGCGAACCGTCGGACCAGTTCTACGGCGACCGCATGGCCGTCATCGCCGACCCGTGGGGCCACCGCTGGAGCATGTCCTCCCACATCGAGGACGTGTCGATGGAAGAGATGGAGCGCCGGGCCACCGAAGCCATGTCCGAGGGCTGA